The DNA window TTTTAAGTTgtcatgtaatttatttttaaaaatataattaaggaACGTAATAATGAAATATAGTTGATTATGTGGACCAATATAACTCCAATCATAGTTAAAGAAATACCACATAAAGCCCCTATATGATATTTTATCTAATATCTTTTAATTCCAGTGGctcaaataataatatattctcAAATTAATGGTTTAggattgaaaaaataaattggaGACATTATAGCAGCCAAGCTAAAGTGATAGGAACTATAGCATCAATGGGTGGAGCATTTGTTGTCATATTGTACAAAGGTCCACCACTCTTTAACATACATTCATCAAGTTCTTACAACTCACTTCAATTTTCACCAAACTTCAACTGGATTTTGGGAGGTTTGTTAAATGCTGGGGATTCATTAGTTTCATCCATGTGGTACATATATCAGGTTGTGATAATTATGTACCATTTTACATCTATTTTTTGagtaatgtgttttttttttaatgttaattgactcttcattttcttcttGTTTATTTTAGGTTTCATTAACAAAGAAATACCCTGCTGTAATAGTCATAGTCTTCTTTCAAGTACTTTTCACAACAATTCAATCCGGAGTATATGCTTTAATTGTGGTTAGAGATCCAAGTGCATGGGAACTTAAGCTTGATATGGGGCTGGTTGTCATTTTTTACCAGGTAATTATTGATTATCGTCTTTAAACAAAAGATTAATATTCTCTTTGGTCTTATTTATAGTAAAAATTTTACTTTTTAGATACATCTAAAAAACAATGTATCTGATATGTATATTATTTAGATGCATTAGTTACTCAATTTATCTAAAAAgcaaattttttcttataaaaaagacCATAGGAATTAGTATATTATTAATTAAGATTAATTAAACAGGCAATAGGTGCAATAGGAGTTCGATATTGCTTACAAACATGGTGCGTACAAAGAGCTGGTCCTCTATTTTGTGCAATGTTCAAACCAATAGGAATCATATTCACTGTTTTCTTgggttttatttttcttggaGATGACTTTTATCTTGGAAGGTGAATATTCATAACTATTAACTATTCAATTAAATGTAATTTTTTCACTTTacattttgaatatattttgtAAATGTCTCTTTGCAGTTTGATTGGTGCGATTATAATAGTGGTAGGATTTTATGCCGTGCAATGGGGGAAAGCTTCAGAAGAGAAAGTTGAGAGAGGGATTGAAAACTTAGAGATGCCGTGCAATGATGTTCCATTGTTACAAAATAAAACatgatttaattttatatataaataattaaaacacaatttctaTAGTGCATATTTCAATATATCTCTTTGTATTAGTTAAACAGTTTAGTAGTCTTCTGCTTTAAGAATGTCCCAtctgattgatttgttgatggttttTTTATAGGAATGTGGGATCGGCCTCCAAACATCTTTTTGAAAGGATCTTTGGGTAGAAACCTCCTCTTTTAAGAATAAGCTCAGTAGGAGATATTGGCCTGATGACAAATGGGAATCTTGTTTAGGATCCAAGTGGATGTGGAATCATATAGGAGATGGTGTTTTCTCAGCTGCTCATGCTTACATTCAATTGGATATTCTTAATCCTTATTTGTTTTCTGAGCTGGTTAAGAATTCGACACTCTCCTTAATCTAGATTAAATGGGCTCTTCAAAGGTGGTGGGTTTTTCTTATCAACTTATGCAAGATAGACTCCCTTCTAGGAAAATCCCGCTTGTAGTGGTATAAACCGCTCTTTAATTCCCAAAGGTTGTTACATTCTAGGGAAACTTGACTCACTTGATTCAAAACCCTTGGGGAGCTATAAATATATCAGTACCGTGATATTGAAAGGGATAACCAATAACAAAATGAAATATACCTATACAACAGcttctcacctcacgtgagctaGCTCTCAATATCCTAACAACCTTAAAACCTCTAACAACCCTTATCCACTAGGGATTGTTCTATATATTGTACTTTTATCTAGTGCAACTGACACCCACTGTGGGGCCGCAGTAAAATTGACCTGGGCCACACATAtatcatcatatcacaagtttCTATCACCATCTTCCCTCGAGGAAGTCTGACCAATGTTCCAAGGAGAACACTAATACCATCGTTGGAGATTTCGCTAGAGGGAGATAATCTAGTTCCTCATGGAGAAGATATGTTCGTCACGTGTTAGAAGTTAACATCACACCCTTAAAACTCTTCAGCATCTTTGGTACAAAATGAGATCCGATAATCACATTTTCGAGAGAAAACTTTGTAGGCTTACTCCCCTATAACAATAATCACATGGTCATCACGATTCAACACGCAGACTAGGATGTGAAACGAGTATTATTCAACTCTTGAAGATCCATAAACATTCTACTATAGAGTACCTTGCAGGGGCTCCAGGTAGATCCCCAAAATATTGGATCGTTATAAGGATCCCTGATCGGTGTGTCACGCGATCAAGTACAGGTCAAAGGCTACATCTCCCTTAGAACTACACTTGGCTCAGGGGCGAGCTTTTGGGCCATAAAAGTAAAGTATCTCATATTATACGCCATGTCCTCCTACACCATCATCCCGAGGAGACTCACCCTAAATCTATTTATGGCATTCTTGTCCACATACCATCTAAATATCCATTTCCTAATGAGcgtgttgttagaacaagatttgattCTACATTTAatctctaagttttgatgataacaatacgtatattttatatataacaatttgtgtactctaatagtttctcaAGTGtgcaaatataatattttatttgattctgGATAGTTATCTGGAAAGATCATCAGAATCAGCGCTAGCACACCTTAGAAGAACTATTCATCCATTTCTAAAGAAACATCAGCAGTTCTGAAGGATGTTGAATCTTCTCTAGAAAGGATCTCCATGTGTTTCTAAGATAAGTTACTTTTCCATATCAGAAATAAATATTTCCAACTCAGATAAGCTTTTGCTTCCAGCTCGGAAATCCAGATTTGTTATTCAAATAAGCTTTTGCATTCAACTTTTAAGACAAGATTTTGACTCGGAAGAATCTGATACTCTTGAACGATTCACGTAACATGATCTATTCTACACTCTCACTACTTCAGATCAGAAGTATATCTTTTAGAAGGAATGATCAGAAACTTGCACAAGAATATCAATGCTACAACAATACAATACTAATTCCACTATGGTGCAACATTTGTATGAAT is part of the Vicia villosa cultivar HV-30 ecotype Madison, WI linkage group LG2, Vvil1.0, whole genome shotgun sequence genome and encodes:
- the LOC131650884 gene encoding WAT1-related protein At3g28100-like isoform X2, yielding MLQWLNLNGRNKFLPFMGMIIAVLAQSGSFVVIKLATKDGINKYVMVVYSMALSTILLLPIAFFNNRSQCPPLSFSLLGSFFFLALLGTSGQIMTYGGIELSSPTLASAMLNLIPAFTFVLALIFRIEKINWRHYSSQAKVIGTIASMGGAFVVILYKGPPLFNIHSSSSYNSLQFSPNFNWILGGLLNAGDSLVSSMWYIYQVSLTKKYPAVIVIVFFQVLFTTIQSGVYALIVVRDPSAWELKLDMGLVVIFYQAIGAIGVRYCLQTWCVQRAGPLFCAMFKPIGIIFTVFLGFIFLGDDFYLGRNVGSASKHLFERIFG
- the LOC131650884 gene encoding WAT1-related protein At3g28100-like isoform X1 yields the protein MLQWLNLNGRNKFLPFMGMIIAVLAQSGSFVVIKLATKDGINKYVMVVYSMALSTILLLPIAFFNNRSQCPPLSFSLLGSFFFLALLGTSGQIMTYGGIELSSPTLASAMLNLIPAFTFVLALIFRIEKINWRHYSSQAKVIGTIASMGGAFVVILYKGPPLFNIHSSSSYNSLQFSPNFNWILGGLLNAGDSLVSSMWYIYQVSLTKKYPAVIVIVFFQVLFTTIQSGVYALIVVRDPSAWELKLDMGLVVIFYQAIGAIGVRYCLQTWCVQRAGPLFCAMFKPIGIIFTVFLGFIFLGDDFYLGSLIGAIIIVVGFYAVQWGKASEEKVERGIENLEMPCNDVPLLQNKT